CGCTTTCCGTAGCTTACACACATACTCAGGGTAAtcttgattttgaaagaaaattggCTGATCCATGTAGATTTCCCAATCCAGCTCCCCATGTAAAAATGAATTCTTCACATCCATTTGCCACAAATTCTAATTTTTACAGGCTGCAAGTGCTAATAGGACTCGTACAGTTGTAAGCTTTGAAACTGGACTAAAAGTTTCATCATAATCTAGTCCATATTGTTGAGAAAATCCATGAGACACCAAACGAGCCTTATCCCTTTCGATTGACCCATCTGCTCGACGTTTTATCTTGAACACCCACTTGCAAGATATCGGCTTCACATCACTTTGTTTTGGTACAAGCTCCCAAGTCTGATTCTGTTTTAGTGCTgccatttcttctttcatagcTTTATTCCACTTCTGATCTTGAGATGC
The genomic region above belongs to Capsicum annuum cultivar UCD-10X-F1 unplaced genomic scaffold, UCD10Xv1.1 ctg65023, whole genome shotgun sequence and contains:
- the LOC124893781 gene encoding uncharacterized mitochondrial protein AtMg00820-like; its protein translation is MKNFPGYYTAIVEEEGANEPETFEEASQDQKWNKAMKEEMAALKQNQTWELVPKQSDVKPISCKWVFKIKRRADGSIERDKARLVSHGFSQQYGLDYDETFSPVSKLTTVRVLLALAACKN